A region of the Legionella sp. PATHC035 genome:
TTTTGGCTGGGTGCAAGGACCATTTGAAACATGGCAATTGGCTGATTTGACTCGAATGGCACAGTATATTGACCAAGCCATAAAAGATAAATCATCTCTTAGTACAGCCGAATTACCTGGATGGCTTTTTGAAATTGATGCCTTCTATACAGAAATAGGGGCTTATTCGCCACAAGTGAATGATTATCAGCCTCGAAGCCAATTGCCTGTTTACCATCGTCAATACTTTCCTGACCGCGTTATTAAGGAAACTGCACGGCCTACACCAGTGATTTATGAAAATGAGGGAGTGCGCTTATGGAATTTTCAAGATGATGTCGCTGTAGTGAACTTTAAAAGCAAAGCGAACACAGTAGGACAGTCAGTTCTTGATGGACTGGAAGCGGCGGTTGAAATTGCAGAGAAACAATGTCGTGGTTTGATTATTTATCAACACGACGCGGCTAATTTCTGTTCGGGTGCTGACTTACGTGGTGTCCTCAATTTAATTAAAGACAACAAAATGCATGCTTTGGATGACATGATTGCGCAATTTCAACGTGTGGCTTTGCGTTTGAAGTACAGTTCTATCCCAACTGTAGCCGCATTGAGAGGACGTGCTCTTGGTGGTGGTTGCGAATTAATGATGCATTGTGATGCTGTTGTTGCTGCCTTTGAGGCTTATCCAGGACTCGTTGAATTTGGTGTAGGATTGATACCTGCTGGTGGTGGATGTAAGGAGATGGCAATGCGGGCTGCCCATCGGGCTCCAAAAGGCGATTTGATGGCAGTACTTCAGGGTTACTACCAACAAATTGCCACTGCACAAGTTGCAGGCTCAGCAGCTGATGCAATGCAGATGGGGTATTTACATAGTACAGACAGCTATGTGATGCACGCTGATGAGGTACTTAACGTGGCTTTGGCCAAGATTAATTTTATGCATGCAGCGAATTATCTGCCCCCTTTAAAGACACCATTTCAAATTGCTGGAATTGAAGGAAAAGCACGATTACAAGCAGGTTTAGTTAATTGGTTAGAAGGCGGTTTTATTTCTCAGCATGATTACTTTATTGCTACGCAATTGGCAACGGTACTTTGCGGTGGCAATCTCAATCAGAACACTTTCGTTGATGAAAACTGGATGCTTAAGTTGGAGCGAGAAGTGTTTATGAATCTTGCTGCATCACCATTAACTCAAGCACGGATTAGTCATTTATTAGAAACTGGCAAGCCGTTACGTAATTAAGGGAGATTTGAAAATGACTAATGTATATATAGTTGACGCATTACGTACTCCTGTTGGTAAAGCACCTCGCGGTGTATTTAAAAATACCTTACCTGATGATTTACTCGCTCATGTGATCAAAAATTTAATGGAGCGTTATCCCTCAGTGGATCATCAAGAGATAGGGGATGTTGTCATAGGTTGTGCCATGCCTGAGGCAGAACAAGGTATGAATGTAGCTCGTATCGCTGCATTACTTGCTGACTTACCCCAATCAGTTCCTGCCATGACAATCAATCGTTTTTGTTCTTCTGGAGTGCAAAGTATTGCTACCGTTGCAGAGACTATACGAACGGGCGACATACACTTGGCTTTAGCTGGCGGAGTTGAAAGCATGTCCATGGTCCCTTTAGGTGGAAATAAATACACAGCTAATCCCGCTATATTCAACAATGAAGATATCGCGATCGCATATGGAATGGGGATTACTGCAGAAAATGTTGCAAAACGCTGGGAAATTACTCGAGAACAACAAGATGAGTTTGCTGCTGAAAGTCATAAAAAAGCAGTAGCGGCTCAGCAGCGAGGTGATTTTAAAGCGGAAATTTGTCCCATAGAAATTACATTAAGACAGGCTGATTTAGTTAACTCGACAACCGTAGTGAAGACGAAGTGGATCAATGAGGATGAAGGGCCACGAGCAGATACGTCCTATGAAGTCATTTCCAAATTAAAACCTGTTTTTGCCGCTAGAGGAACTGTCACGGCAGGAAACAGTTCACAAACCAGTGATGGAGCAGGTATTGCTTTGCTGGCTAGTGAACACGCTGTGCGCCAATATAATTTAAAACCAATTGGACGATTGATGAGTTATGCCGTAGCGGGTGTTCCACCTGATATTATGGGAATTGGCCCCATAAAAGCGATTCCAGTGGCCTTAAAGCGAGCAGGTATTACTGTAGACCAACTCGATTGGATAGAGCTTAATGAGGCTTTTGCCGCTCAGGCCCTGGCAGTAATTAAAGAACTTGATCTTCCTCGAAATAAGGTAAATCCCTTAGGGGGGGCTATTGCCCTAGGACATCCTTTGGGCGCTACTGGGGCAATCAGAACTGCTACTTTATTGCATGGTCTCAGGAGGATTAAAGGACGATATGGAATGGTAACGATGTGTATTGGAACGGGCATGGGAGCCGCTGCAATATTTGAAGCCTTATAATCGGTTATTGTACCCGGGTTAGCATAGCGTAATCCGGGATAATCTAAGCCGCATAAACCCGGATTATGCTGTGCTGATCCGGGCTAAAAAAGCGAACAGATCCTGGCTGCAATCCTGAATAGTTATCAAAGTCACGCCTTGCTATCCTGGGTTTAGGTCACACCTTGTGAAGAAAAGATTTTTAATTAGGAAGTCGCTTAGTTTTTATCGCGGAAAATGATGCGGCCTTTAGTTAAGTCATAGGGGGTTAACTCGACTTTAACTTTATCACCAGTCAAAATTCTAATGTAATTTTTACGCATACGACCAGATATGTGGGCAGTAATAACATGTCCATTTTCTAATTCAACACGAAACATGGTGTTGGGTAGGGTATCTATAACAGTACCAGCCATTTCTATATGATCTTCTTTTGCCATAGGTCTCTCAGTGATGTACCAAATTTATAATGTTTATTATGCATGTATACTGCACTAAAATGAAGAAAATGGCAATCCAAGCATGTCAAAAATTAACTATTATGTCATTCTATAAGGACAGTTTTCCTAAAAATGATTTATTAAGATAAGTTCGAGCCTAAATTTTTATTGATGTGACTTAAATGAGGAATCATCTCTGTTATAAACACATCACCAATATAGCCCAAAAAGTGTTTTTCTTTACTCGCCTCTGCAGCGCCTGGTCTAATCAGTCCACTCAAATCAAATTTATACTCTTCTTTTTTAAGCTCGTTGATCAGCAGCTTAACTTGATCTGGGGTCGCGTTGTGTTCAAATAGACTCTCAGCGGTATTGATAAACTTTTGCATGTCTTCATCAAATTTTTTTTTATCATCCGCGTATTTTCTTTTTACCTCAAGCGTATCAGTGAAAGCGGGTTCTCTAGGTGGCCTAGGAACCTTTTTCCAACCGTCACTGGTCAAACCAAATCGGATATTTTTCACCATCTCATGCTCTTGTGAGTAATATGAAACGGTCATGAATCCTCGAACATTATCATCTTCCCTGATTAAAAATACTGATTTAGTTTCTTTTTTCTTGGCATCGTTGCTTTCCAAAATCTTATGCAATTGATCTTCTTTCATTTTTCCAAAAATAACAGGAACCTTTGACACAGTTTTTGATTCCATAGGAAAATACTCCAGGTTGTTTACTGCATTACATTATCATCTCATGAGGTTACAATCGGTTGAAATGATAATGAATGATCCGCCTTGTATAATGATAGTACAGGATTCTTGCTATTTGAAATATTAAGTCAAGGTGATATTCCATGAACCTTGCTTCGTAGGATGCTCTAATGATTGGTGCAACAGATGAAGAAATTCTTTACGTTCAATAATTTTTGC
Encoded here:
- a CDS encoding 3-hydroxyacyl-CoA dehydrogenase/enoyl-CoA hydratase family protein, which codes for MHGPFFIKKVAVLGAGVMGAQIAAHCVNAGIETLLYDLASKEGNTNALIDKAIANLGKLKPAPLATAQTAALLQARNYEQHLADLSSCDLIIEAIAERLDWKEDLYKRISPFLAEHSILVSNTSGLSIDSLCSVLPEMHRRNFCGVHFFNPPRYMHLAELIPAKTTDKELVDNLETWLTRYLGKGVVRAKDTPNFIGNRIGVFSLLTTLYHAFAMDMGLDEVDALTGPLLGRPKSATFRTMDVVGLDTMQHVINTMQQQLQDDPWHASFKLPEWLTNLIKEGHLGQKTGQGIYRKNGKVIEVYDIKSATYRPAQPMVNDELKAIMSESDPAVRMKKLITSNNKQAQFLANCFRDLFHYCAYHLKDIADNVRDVDLAIRWGFGWVQGPFETWQLADLTRMAQYIDQAIKDKSSLSTAELPGWLFEIDAFYTEIGAYSPQVNDYQPRSQLPVYHRQYFPDRVIKETARPTPVIYENEGVRLWNFQDDVAVVNFKSKANTVGQSVLDGLEAAVEIAEKQCRGLIIYQHDAANFCSGADLRGVLNLIKDNKMHALDDMIAQFQRVALRLKYSSIPTVAALRGRALGGGCELMMHCDAVVAAFEAYPGLVEFGVGLIPAGGGCKEMAMRAAHRAPKGDLMAVLQGYYQQIATAQVAGSAADAMQMGYLHSTDSYVMHADEVLNVALAKINFMHAANYLPPLKTPFQIAGIEGKARLQAGLVNWLEGGFISQHDYFIATQLATVLCGGNLNQNTFVDENWMLKLEREVFMNLAASPLTQARISHLLETGKPLRN
- the infA gene encoding translation initiation factor IF-1, which translates into the protein MAKEDHIEMAGTVIDTLPNTMFRVELENGHVITAHISGRMRKNYIRILTGDKVKVELTPYDLTKGRIIFRDKN
- a CDS encoding acetyl-CoA C-acyltransferase, which codes for MTNVYIVDALRTPVGKAPRGVFKNTLPDDLLAHVIKNLMERYPSVDHQEIGDVVIGCAMPEAEQGMNVARIAALLADLPQSVPAMTINRFCSSGVQSIATVAETIRTGDIHLALAGGVESMSMVPLGGNKYTANPAIFNNEDIAIAYGMGITAENVAKRWEITREQQDEFAAESHKKAVAAQQRGDFKAEICPIEITLRQADLVNSTTVVKTKWINEDEGPRADTSYEVISKLKPVFAARGTVTAGNSSQTSDGAGIALLASEHAVRQYNLKPIGRLMSYAVAGVPPDIMGIGPIKAIPVALKRAGITVDQLDWIELNEAFAAQALAVIKELDLPRNKVNPLGGAIALGHPLGATGAIRTATLLHGLRRIKGRYGMVTMCIGTGMGAAAIFEAL